A portion of the Pan troglodytes isolate AG18354 chromosome 10, NHGRI_mPanTro3-v2.0_pri, whole genome shotgun sequence genome contains these proteins:
- the ANKRD13A gene encoding ankyrin repeat domain-containing protein 13A isoform X5, with protein sequence MSSACDAGDHYPLHLLVWKNDYRQLEKELQGQNVEAVDPRGRTLLHLAVSLGHLESARVLLRHKADVTKENRQGWTVLHEAVSTGDPEMVYTVLQHRDYHNTSMALEGVPELLQKILEAPDFYVQMKWEFTSWVPLVSRICPNDVCRIWKSGAKLRVDITLLGFENMSWIRGRRSFIFKGEDNWAELMEVNHDDKVVTTERFDLSQEMERLTLDLMKPKSREVERRLTSPVINTSLDTKNIAFERTKSGFWGWRTDKAEVVNGYEAKVYTVNNVNVITKIRTEHLTEEEKKRYKADRNPLESLLGTVEHQFGAQGQDLTTECATANNPTAITPDEYFNEEFDLKDRDIGRPKELTIRTQKFKAMLWMCEEFPLSLVEQVIPIIDLMARTSAHFARLRDFIKLEFPPGFPVKIASHITNFEVDQSVFEIPESYYVQDNGRNVHLQDEDYEIMQFAIQQSLLESSRSQELSGPASNGGISQTNTYDAQYERAIQESLLTSTEGLCPSALSETSRFDNDLQLAMELSAKELEEWELRLQEEEAELQQVLQLSLTDK encoded by the exons AATGTGGAGGCTGTGGACCCACGAGGTCGAACATTATTGCATCTTGCTGTTTCCTTGGGACATTTGGAATCTGCTCGAGTCTTACTCCGACATAAAGCAGATGTGACAAAAGAAAATCGCCAGGGATGGACAG ttttacaTGAGGCTGTGAGCACTGGCGATCCTGAGATGGTGTACACAGTTCTCCAACATCGAGACTACCACAACACATCCATGGCCCTTGAGGGAGTTCCTGAGCTGCTCCAAAAAATTCTCGAG GCTCCGGATTTCTATGTGCAGATGAAATGGGAATTCACCAGCTGGG TGCCCTTGGTTTCTAGAATATGCCCGAATGATGTCTGTCGCATCTGGAAAAGTGGTGCCAAACTGCGCGTCGATATCACATTGCTGGGATTTGAAAACATGAGCTGGATAAGAGGGAGGCGTAGTTTTATATTTAAGGGAGAAG ACAACTGGGCGGAGTTAATGGAAGTCAACCATGATGACAAAGTGGTCACCACCGAACGCTTCGACCTTTCCCAAGAAATGGAGCGCCTCACTCTGGACTTGATGAAGCCAAAAAGCAGGGAAGTTGAGCGGCGGCTCACAAGCCCTGTCATTAACACCAGCCTCGATACTAAAAATATTGCTTTTGAAAG AACTAAATCCGGATTCTGGGGCTGGAGGACAGATAAAGCAGAAGTTGTTAATGGTTACGAAGCAAAG GTTTACACAGTAAACAATGTGAATGTGATCACCAAAATACGCACAGAACATCTGACcgaggaggaaaaaaagaggtaTAAAG CGGACAGGAACCCGCTGGAATCTTTGCTGGGAACTGTGGAACACCAATTTGGTGCACAAGGG CAGGACCTCACCACGGAATGTGCTACTGCAAACAACCCCACAGCCATCACGCCTGATGAGTACTTCAATGAAGAGTTTGATCTGAAAGACAGGGACATTGGAAGGCCGAAAGAGCTGACGATTAGAACACAGAA GTTTAAAGCAATGTTGTGGATGTGTGAAGAGTTTCCCCTCTCTCTGGTGGAGCAGGTCATTCCCATCATTGACCTAATGGCTCGAACGAGTGCTCATTTTGCAAGACTGAGAGATTTCATCAAATTGGAATTCCCACCTGGATTTCCTGTCAAAATAG CTTCCCACATCACAAACTTTGAGGTTGATCAATCTGTGTTTGAAATTCCCGAATCTTACTATGTTCAAGACAATGGCAGAAATGTGCATTTGCAAGATGAAGATTACGAGATAATGCAGTTTGCCATCCAGCAAAGTCTGCTGGAGTCCAGCAGGAGCCAG GAACTTTCAGGACCAGCTTCGAATGGAGGGATCAGCCAGACAAACACCTATGACGCCCAGTATGAGAG GGCCATCCAGGAGAGCCTCCTCACCAGCACAGAAGGCCTGTGCCCCAGCGCCCTGAGCGAGACAAGCCGTTTTGATAATGACTTGCAGCTAGCCATGGAGCTCTCTGCCAAAGAGCTGGAGGAATGGGAGCTCCGGctccaggaggaagaggctgaGCTCCAGCAAGTCTTACAGCTGTCACTCACTGACAAATAG
- the ANKRD13A gene encoding ankyrin repeat domain-containing protein 13A isoform X1 — protein sequence MSSACDAGDHYPLHLLVWKNDYRQLEKELQGQNVEAVDPRGRTLLHLAVSLGHLESARVLLRHKADVTKENRQGWTVLHEAVSTGDPEMVYTVLQHRDYHNTSMALEGVPELLQKILEAPDFYVQMKWEFTSWVPLVSRICPNDVCRIWKSGAKLRVDITLLGFENMSWIRGRRSFIFKGEDNWAELMEVNHDDKVVTTERFDLSQEMERLTLDLMKPKSREVERRLTSPVINTSLDTKNIAFERTKSGFWGWRTDKAEVVNGYEAKVYTVNNVNVITKIRTEHLTEEEKKRYKADRNPLESLLGTVEHQFGAQGQDLTTECATANNPTAITPDEYFNEEFDLKDRDIGRPKELTIRTQKFKAMLWMCEEFPLSLVEQVIPIIDLMARTSAHFARLRDFIKLEFPPGFPVKIEIPLFHVLNARITFGNVNGCSTAEESVSQNVEGTQADSASHITNFEVDQSVFEIPESYYVQDNGRNVHLQDEDYEIMQFAIQQSLLESSRSQELSGPASNGGISQTNTYDAQYERAIQESLLTSTEGLCPSALSETSRFDNDLQLAMELSAKELEEWELRLQEEEAELQQVLQLSLTDK from the exons AATGTGGAGGCTGTGGACCCACGAGGTCGAACATTATTGCATCTTGCTGTTTCCTTGGGACATTTGGAATCTGCTCGAGTCTTACTCCGACATAAAGCAGATGTGACAAAAGAAAATCGCCAGGGATGGACAG ttttacaTGAGGCTGTGAGCACTGGCGATCCTGAGATGGTGTACACAGTTCTCCAACATCGAGACTACCACAACACATCCATGGCCCTTGAGGGAGTTCCTGAGCTGCTCCAAAAAATTCTCGAG GCTCCGGATTTCTATGTGCAGATGAAATGGGAATTCACCAGCTGGG TGCCCTTGGTTTCTAGAATATGCCCGAATGATGTCTGTCGCATCTGGAAAAGTGGTGCCAAACTGCGCGTCGATATCACATTGCTGGGATTTGAAAACATGAGCTGGATAAGAGGGAGGCGTAGTTTTATATTTAAGGGAGAAG ACAACTGGGCGGAGTTAATGGAAGTCAACCATGATGACAAAGTGGTCACCACCGAACGCTTCGACCTTTCCCAAGAAATGGAGCGCCTCACTCTGGACTTGATGAAGCCAAAAAGCAGGGAAGTTGAGCGGCGGCTCACAAGCCCTGTCATTAACACCAGCCTCGATACTAAAAATATTGCTTTTGAAAG AACTAAATCCGGATTCTGGGGCTGGAGGACAGATAAAGCAGAAGTTGTTAATGGTTACGAAGCAAAG GTTTACACAGTAAACAATGTGAATGTGATCACCAAAATACGCACAGAACATCTGACcgaggaggaaaaaaagaggtaTAAAG CGGACAGGAACCCGCTGGAATCTTTGCTGGGAACTGTGGAACACCAATTTGGTGCACAAGGG CAGGACCTCACCACGGAATGTGCTACTGCAAACAACCCCACAGCCATCACGCCTGATGAGTACTTCAATGAAGAGTTTGATCTGAAAGACAGGGACATTGGAAGGCCGAAAGAGCTGACGATTAGAACACAGAA GTTTAAAGCAATGTTGTGGATGTGTGAAGAGTTTCCCCTCTCTCTGGTGGAGCAGGTCATTCCCATCATTGACCTAATGGCTCGAACGAGTGCTCATTTTGCAAGACTGAGAGATTTCATCAAATTGGAATTCCCACCTGGATTTCCTGTCAAAATAG aAATTCCCTTGTTTCATGTCTTAAATGCACGGATTACATTTGGAAATGTTAATGGCTGTAGCACTGCCGAAGAATCTGTATCTCAAAATGTGGAAGGGACCCAGGCTGATtcag CTTCCCACATCACAAACTTTGAGGTTGATCAATCTGTGTTTGAAATTCCCGAATCTTACTATGTTCAAGACAATGGCAGAAATGTGCATTTGCAAGATGAAGATTACGAGATAATGCAGTTTGCCATCCAGCAAAGTCTGCTGGAGTCCAGCAGGAGCCAG GAACTTTCAGGACCAGCTTCGAATGGAGGGATCAGCCAGACAAACACCTATGACGCCCAGTATGAGAG GGCCATCCAGGAGAGCCTCCTCACCAGCACAGAAGGCCTGTGCCCCAGCGCCCTGAGCGAGACAAGCCGTTTTGATAATGACTTGCAGCTAGCCATGGAGCTCTCTGCCAAAGAGCTGGAGGAATGGGAGCTCCGGctccaggaggaagaggctgaGCTCCAGCAAGTCTTACAGCTGTCACTCACTGACAAATAG
- the ANKRD13A gene encoding ankyrin repeat domain-containing protein 13A isoform X3, with amino-acid sequence MFQNVEAVDPRGRTLLHLAVSLGHLESARVLLRHKADVTKENRQGWTVLHEAVSTGDPEMVYTVLQHRDYHNTSMALEGVPELLQKILEAPDFYVQMKWEFTSWVPLVSRICPNDVCRIWKSGAKLRVDITLLGFENMSWIRGRRSFIFKGEDNWAELMEVNHDDKVVTTERFDLSQEMERLTLDLMKPKSREVERRLTSPVINTSLDTKNIAFERTKSGFWGWRTDKAEVVNGYEAKVYTVNNVNVITKIRTEHLTEEEKKRYKADRNPLESLLGTVEHQFGAQGQDLTTECATANNPTAITPDEYFNEEFDLKDRDIGRPKELTIRTQKFKAMLWMCEEFPLSLVEQVIPIIDLMARTSAHFARLRDFIKLEFPPGFPVKIEIPLFHVLNARITFGNVNGCSTAEESVSQNVEGTQADSASHITNFEVDQSVFEIPESYYVQDNGRNVHLQDEDYEIMQFAIQQSLLESSRSQELSGPASNGGISQTNTYDAQYERAIQESLLTSTEGLCPSALSETSRFDNDLQLAMELSAKELEEWELRLQEEEAELQQVLQLSLTDK; translated from the exons ATGTTTCAG AATGTGGAGGCTGTGGACCCACGAGGTCGAACATTATTGCATCTTGCTGTTTCCTTGGGACATTTGGAATCTGCTCGAGTCTTACTCCGACATAAAGCAGATGTGACAAAAGAAAATCGCCAGGGATGGACAG ttttacaTGAGGCTGTGAGCACTGGCGATCCTGAGATGGTGTACACAGTTCTCCAACATCGAGACTACCACAACACATCCATGGCCCTTGAGGGAGTTCCTGAGCTGCTCCAAAAAATTCTCGAG GCTCCGGATTTCTATGTGCAGATGAAATGGGAATTCACCAGCTGGG TGCCCTTGGTTTCTAGAATATGCCCGAATGATGTCTGTCGCATCTGGAAAAGTGGTGCCAAACTGCGCGTCGATATCACATTGCTGGGATTTGAAAACATGAGCTGGATAAGAGGGAGGCGTAGTTTTATATTTAAGGGAGAAG ACAACTGGGCGGAGTTAATGGAAGTCAACCATGATGACAAAGTGGTCACCACCGAACGCTTCGACCTTTCCCAAGAAATGGAGCGCCTCACTCTGGACTTGATGAAGCCAAAAAGCAGGGAAGTTGAGCGGCGGCTCACAAGCCCTGTCATTAACACCAGCCTCGATACTAAAAATATTGCTTTTGAAAG AACTAAATCCGGATTCTGGGGCTGGAGGACAGATAAAGCAGAAGTTGTTAATGGTTACGAAGCAAAG GTTTACACAGTAAACAATGTGAATGTGATCACCAAAATACGCACAGAACATCTGACcgaggaggaaaaaaagaggtaTAAAG CGGACAGGAACCCGCTGGAATCTTTGCTGGGAACTGTGGAACACCAATTTGGTGCACAAGGG CAGGACCTCACCACGGAATGTGCTACTGCAAACAACCCCACAGCCATCACGCCTGATGAGTACTTCAATGAAGAGTTTGATCTGAAAGACAGGGACATTGGAAGGCCGAAAGAGCTGACGATTAGAACACAGAA GTTTAAAGCAATGTTGTGGATGTGTGAAGAGTTTCCCCTCTCTCTGGTGGAGCAGGTCATTCCCATCATTGACCTAATGGCTCGAACGAGTGCTCATTTTGCAAGACTGAGAGATTTCATCAAATTGGAATTCCCACCTGGATTTCCTGTCAAAATAG aAATTCCCTTGTTTCATGTCTTAAATGCACGGATTACATTTGGAAATGTTAATGGCTGTAGCACTGCCGAAGAATCTGTATCTCAAAATGTGGAAGGGACCCAGGCTGATtcag CTTCCCACATCACAAACTTTGAGGTTGATCAATCTGTGTTTGAAATTCCCGAATCTTACTATGTTCAAGACAATGGCAGAAATGTGCATTTGCAAGATGAAGATTACGAGATAATGCAGTTTGCCATCCAGCAAAGTCTGCTGGAGTCCAGCAGGAGCCAG GAACTTTCAGGACCAGCTTCGAATGGAGGGATCAGCCAGACAAACACCTATGACGCCCAGTATGAGAG GGCCATCCAGGAGAGCCTCCTCACCAGCACAGAAGGCCTGTGCCCCAGCGCCCTGAGCGAGACAAGCCGTTTTGATAATGACTTGCAGCTAGCCATGGAGCTCTCTGCCAAAGAGCTGGAGGAATGGGAGCTCCGGctccaggaggaagaggctgaGCTCCAGCAAGTCTTACAGCTGTCACTCACTGACAAATAG
- the ANKRD13A gene encoding ankyrin repeat domain-containing protein 13A isoform X2, which translates to MSSACDAGDHYPLHLLVWKNDYRQLEKELQGQNVEAVDPRGRTLLHLAVSLGHLESARVLLRHKADVTKENRQGWTVLHEAVSTGDPEMVYTVLQHRDYHNTSMALEGVPELLQKILEAPDFYVQMKWEFTSWVPLVSRICPNDVCRIWKSGAKLRVDITLLGFENMSWIRGRRSFIFKGEDNWAELMEVNHDDKVVTTERFDLSQEMERLTLDLMKPKSREVERRLTSPVINTSLDTKNIAFERTKSGFWGWRTDKAEVVNGYEAKVYTVNNVNVITKIRTEHLTEEEKKRYKADRNPLESLLGTVEHQFGAQGDLTTECATANNPTAITPDEYFNEEFDLKDRDIGRPKELTIRTQKFKAMLWMCEEFPLSLVEQVIPIIDLMARTSAHFARLRDFIKLEFPPGFPVKIEIPLFHVLNARITFGNVNGCSTAEESVSQNVEGTQADSASHITNFEVDQSVFEIPESYYVQDNGRNVHLQDEDYEIMQFAIQQSLLESSRSQELSGPASNGGISQTNTYDAQYERAIQESLLTSTEGLCPSALSETSRFDNDLQLAMELSAKELEEWELRLQEEEAELQQVLQLSLTDK; encoded by the exons AATGTGGAGGCTGTGGACCCACGAGGTCGAACATTATTGCATCTTGCTGTTTCCTTGGGACATTTGGAATCTGCTCGAGTCTTACTCCGACATAAAGCAGATGTGACAAAAGAAAATCGCCAGGGATGGACAG ttttacaTGAGGCTGTGAGCACTGGCGATCCTGAGATGGTGTACACAGTTCTCCAACATCGAGACTACCACAACACATCCATGGCCCTTGAGGGAGTTCCTGAGCTGCTCCAAAAAATTCTCGAG GCTCCGGATTTCTATGTGCAGATGAAATGGGAATTCACCAGCTGGG TGCCCTTGGTTTCTAGAATATGCCCGAATGATGTCTGTCGCATCTGGAAAAGTGGTGCCAAACTGCGCGTCGATATCACATTGCTGGGATTTGAAAACATGAGCTGGATAAGAGGGAGGCGTAGTTTTATATTTAAGGGAGAAG ACAACTGGGCGGAGTTAATGGAAGTCAACCATGATGACAAAGTGGTCACCACCGAACGCTTCGACCTTTCCCAAGAAATGGAGCGCCTCACTCTGGACTTGATGAAGCCAAAAAGCAGGGAAGTTGAGCGGCGGCTCACAAGCCCTGTCATTAACACCAGCCTCGATACTAAAAATATTGCTTTTGAAAG AACTAAATCCGGATTCTGGGGCTGGAGGACAGATAAAGCAGAAGTTGTTAATGGTTACGAAGCAAAG GTTTACACAGTAAACAATGTGAATGTGATCACCAAAATACGCACAGAACATCTGACcgaggaggaaaaaaagaggtaTAAAG CGGACAGGAACCCGCTGGAATCTTTGCTGGGAACTGTGGAACACCAATTTGGTGCACAAGGG GACCTCACCACGGAATGTGCTACTGCAAACAACCCCACAGCCATCACGCCTGATGAGTACTTCAATGAAGAGTTTGATCTGAAAGACAGGGACATTGGAAGGCCGAAAGAGCTGACGATTAGAACACAGAA GTTTAAAGCAATGTTGTGGATGTGTGAAGAGTTTCCCCTCTCTCTGGTGGAGCAGGTCATTCCCATCATTGACCTAATGGCTCGAACGAGTGCTCATTTTGCAAGACTGAGAGATTTCATCAAATTGGAATTCCCACCTGGATTTCCTGTCAAAATAG aAATTCCCTTGTTTCATGTCTTAAATGCACGGATTACATTTGGAAATGTTAATGGCTGTAGCACTGCCGAAGAATCTGTATCTCAAAATGTGGAAGGGACCCAGGCTGATtcag CTTCCCACATCACAAACTTTGAGGTTGATCAATCTGTGTTTGAAATTCCCGAATCTTACTATGTTCAAGACAATGGCAGAAATGTGCATTTGCAAGATGAAGATTACGAGATAATGCAGTTTGCCATCCAGCAAAGTCTGCTGGAGTCCAGCAGGAGCCAG GAACTTTCAGGACCAGCTTCGAATGGAGGGATCAGCCAGACAAACACCTATGACGCCCAGTATGAGAG GGCCATCCAGGAGAGCCTCCTCACCAGCACAGAAGGCCTGTGCCCCAGCGCCCTGAGCGAGACAAGCCGTTTTGATAATGACTTGCAGCTAGCCATGGAGCTCTCTGCCAAAGAGCTGGAGGAATGGGAGCTCCGGctccaggaggaagaggctgaGCTCCAGCAAGTCTTACAGCTGTCACTCACTGACAAATAG
- the ANKRD13A gene encoding ankyrin repeat domain-containing protein 13A isoform X4: MFQNVEAVDPRGRTLLHLAVSLGHLESARVLLRHKADVTKENRQGWTVLHEAVSTGDPEMVYTVLQHRDYHNTSMALEGVPELLQKILEAPDFYVQMKWEFTSWVPLVSRICPNDVCRIWKSGAKLRVDITLLGFENMSWIRGRRSFIFKGEDNWAELMEVNHDDKVVTTERFDLSQEMERLTLDLMKPKSREVERRLTSPVINTSLDTKNIAFERTKSGFWGWRTDKAEVVNGYEAKVYTVNNVNVITKIRTEHLTEEEKKRYKADRNPLESLLGTVEHQFGAQGDLTTECATANNPTAITPDEYFNEEFDLKDRDIGRPKELTIRTQKFKAMLWMCEEFPLSLVEQVIPIIDLMARTSAHFARLRDFIKLEFPPGFPVKIEIPLFHVLNARITFGNVNGCSTAEESVSQNVEGTQADSASHITNFEVDQSVFEIPESYYVQDNGRNVHLQDEDYEIMQFAIQQSLLESSRSQELSGPASNGGISQTNTYDAQYERAIQESLLTSTEGLCPSALSETSRFDNDLQLAMELSAKELEEWELRLQEEEAELQQVLQLSLTDK; this comes from the exons ATGTTTCAG AATGTGGAGGCTGTGGACCCACGAGGTCGAACATTATTGCATCTTGCTGTTTCCTTGGGACATTTGGAATCTGCTCGAGTCTTACTCCGACATAAAGCAGATGTGACAAAAGAAAATCGCCAGGGATGGACAG ttttacaTGAGGCTGTGAGCACTGGCGATCCTGAGATGGTGTACACAGTTCTCCAACATCGAGACTACCACAACACATCCATGGCCCTTGAGGGAGTTCCTGAGCTGCTCCAAAAAATTCTCGAG GCTCCGGATTTCTATGTGCAGATGAAATGGGAATTCACCAGCTGGG TGCCCTTGGTTTCTAGAATATGCCCGAATGATGTCTGTCGCATCTGGAAAAGTGGTGCCAAACTGCGCGTCGATATCACATTGCTGGGATTTGAAAACATGAGCTGGATAAGAGGGAGGCGTAGTTTTATATTTAAGGGAGAAG ACAACTGGGCGGAGTTAATGGAAGTCAACCATGATGACAAAGTGGTCACCACCGAACGCTTCGACCTTTCCCAAGAAATGGAGCGCCTCACTCTGGACTTGATGAAGCCAAAAAGCAGGGAAGTTGAGCGGCGGCTCACAAGCCCTGTCATTAACACCAGCCTCGATACTAAAAATATTGCTTTTGAAAG AACTAAATCCGGATTCTGGGGCTGGAGGACAGATAAAGCAGAAGTTGTTAATGGTTACGAAGCAAAG GTTTACACAGTAAACAATGTGAATGTGATCACCAAAATACGCACAGAACATCTGACcgaggaggaaaaaaagaggtaTAAAG CGGACAGGAACCCGCTGGAATCTTTGCTGGGAACTGTGGAACACCAATTTGGTGCACAAGGG GACCTCACCACGGAATGTGCTACTGCAAACAACCCCACAGCCATCACGCCTGATGAGTACTTCAATGAAGAGTTTGATCTGAAAGACAGGGACATTGGAAGGCCGAAAGAGCTGACGATTAGAACACAGAA GTTTAAAGCAATGTTGTGGATGTGTGAAGAGTTTCCCCTCTCTCTGGTGGAGCAGGTCATTCCCATCATTGACCTAATGGCTCGAACGAGTGCTCATTTTGCAAGACTGAGAGATTTCATCAAATTGGAATTCCCACCTGGATTTCCTGTCAAAATAG aAATTCCCTTGTTTCATGTCTTAAATGCACGGATTACATTTGGAAATGTTAATGGCTGTAGCACTGCCGAAGAATCTGTATCTCAAAATGTGGAAGGGACCCAGGCTGATtcag CTTCCCACATCACAAACTTTGAGGTTGATCAATCTGTGTTTGAAATTCCCGAATCTTACTATGTTCAAGACAATGGCAGAAATGTGCATTTGCAAGATGAAGATTACGAGATAATGCAGTTTGCCATCCAGCAAAGTCTGCTGGAGTCCAGCAGGAGCCAG GAACTTTCAGGACCAGCTTCGAATGGAGGGATCAGCCAGACAAACACCTATGACGCCCAGTATGAGAG GGCCATCCAGGAGAGCCTCCTCACCAGCACAGAAGGCCTGTGCCCCAGCGCCCTGAGCGAGACAAGCCGTTTTGATAATGACTTGCAGCTAGCCATGGAGCTCTCTGCCAAAGAGCTGGAGGAATGGGAGCTCCGGctccaggaggaagaggctgaGCTCCAGCAAGTCTTACAGCTGTCACTCACTGACAAATAG
- the ANKRD13A gene encoding ankyrin repeat domain-containing protein 13A isoform X6 codes for MSSACDAGDHYPLHLLVWKNDYRQLEKELQGQNVEAVDPRGRTLLHLAVSLGHLESARVLLRHKADVTKENRQGWTVLHEAVSTGDPEMVYTVLQHRDYHNTSMALEGVPELLQKILEAPDFYVQMKWEFTSWVPLVSRICPNDVCRIWKSGAKLRVDITLLGFENMSWIRGRRSFIFKGEDNWAELMEVNHDDKVVTTERFDLSQEMERLTLDLMKPKSREVERRLTSPVINTSLDTKNIAFERTKSGFWGWRTDKAEVVNGYEAKVYTVNNVNVITKIRTEHLTEEEKKRYKADRNPLESLLGTVEHQFGAQGDLTTECATANNPTAITPDEYFNEEFDLKDRDIGRPKELTIRTQKFKAMLWMCEEFPLSLVEQVIPIIDLMARTSAHFARLRDFIKLEFPPGFPVKIASHITNFEVDQSVFEIPESYYVQDNGRNVHLQDEDYEIMQFAIQQSLLESSRSQELSGPASNGGISQTNTYDAQYERAIQESLLTSTEGLCPSALSETSRFDNDLQLAMELSAKELEEWELRLQEEEAELQQVLQLSLTDK; via the exons AATGTGGAGGCTGTGGACCCACGAGGTCGAACATTATTGCATCTTGCTGTTTCCTTGGGACATTTGGAATCTGCTCGAGTCTTACTCCGACATAAAGCAGATGTGACAAAAGAAAATCGCCAGGGATGGACAG ttttacaTGAGGCTGTGAGCACTGGCGATCCTGAGATGGTGTACACAGTTCTCCAACATCGAGACTACCACAACACATCCATGGCCCTTGAGGGAGTTCCTGAGCTGCTCCAAAAAATTCTCGAG GCTCCGGATTTCTATGTGCAGATGAAATGGGAATTCACCAGCTGGG TGCCCTTGGTTTCTAGAATATGCCCGAATGATGTCTGTCGCATCTGGAAAAGTGGTGCCAAACTGCGCGTCGATATCACATTGCTGGGATTTGAAAACATGAGCTGGATAAGAGGGAGGCGTAGTTTTATATTTAAGGGAGAAG ACAACTGGGCGGAGTTAATGGAAGTCAACCATGATGACAAAGTGGTCACCACCGAACGCTTCGACCTTTCCCAAGAAATGGAGCGCCTCACTCTGGACTTGATGAAGCCAAAAAGCAGGGAAGTTGAGCGGCGGCTCACAAGCCCTGTCATTAACACCAGCCTCGATACTAAAAATATTGCTTTTGAAAG AACTAAATCCGGATTCTGGGGCTGGAGGACAGATAAAGCAGAAGTTGTTAATGGTTACGAAGCAAAG GTTTACACAGTAAACAATGTGAATGTGATCACCAAAATACGCACAGAACATCTGACcgaggaggaaaaaaagaggtaTAAAG CGGACAGGAACCCGCTGGAATCTTTGCTGGGAACTGTGGAACACCAATTTGGTGCACAAGGG GACCTCACCACGGAATGTGCTACTGCAAACAACCCCACAGCCATCACGCCTGATGAGTACTTCAATGAAGAGTTTGATCTGAAAGACAGGGACATTGGAAGGCCGAAAGAGCTGACGATTAGAACACAGAA GTTTAAAGCAATGTTGTGGATGTGTGAAGAGTTTCCCCTCTCTCTGGTGGAGCAGGTCATTCCCATCATTGACCTAATGGCTCGAACGAGTGCTCATTTTGCAAGACTGAGAGATTTCATCAAATTGGAATTCCCACCTGGATTTCCTGTCAAAATAG CTTCCCACATCACAAACTTTGAGGTTGATCAATCTGTGTTTGAAATTCCCGAATCTTACTATGTTCAAGACAATGGCAGAAATGTGCATTTGCAAGATGAAGATTACGAGATAATGCAGTTTGCCATCCAGCAAAGTCTGCTGGAGTCCAGCAGGAGCCAG GAACTTTCAGGACCAGCTTCGAATGGAGGGATCAGCCAGACAAACACCTATGACGCCCAGTATGAGAG GGCCATCCAGGAGAGCCTCCTCACCAGCACAGAAGGCCTGTGCCCCAGCGCCCTGAGCGAGACAAGCCGTTTTGATAATGACTTGCAGCTAGCCATGGAGCTCTCTGCCAAAGAGCTGGAGGAATGGGAGCTCCGGctccaggaggaagaggctgaGCTCCAGCAAGTCTTACAGCTGTCACTCACTGACAAATAG